AGATGAGGCGCCCGCCGTAACGCTCGGTCAAGACGCCGAGAAATATTCGGCTGACCGATCCGGTCAGGACCGGCGTTGCCACCAGTAGGCCGAATTGAGTTTCCGACAGACCCAGATCTTGTTTAATCCGTACGCCGATGATCGAAAAAATCGTCCACACGGCGAAGCAGACCGCGAATGAAAATGTGCTTAATGACAACGCCCGGCGTTGCAACGCTGGGGTCACGCCCGTCAACCTATGCAAAATCGTCGCCTCCAATTGTGCTCGAAGAGCTTGGGTTAGCTTGAAGAGATAAAGCTAGGGAGTCCAGCGTCCTTTCGTAATTGACTTAAATCAATTTATCCAAACAAGCCCTTAAAAATAAAAGGTTAAATGATAAATTTAATTTTCCAAAAAAAGAACAATCAACTGAACCGCCAGACAACCGCAGGATCGTTATGAATAATTTTCAATTTCATGTTTGATATTTATCAATTCTTGGTGCATGAAAATAAGAGTCCCTACGGAAAAAGTGGAAATCCGGCCTTCGGCCATATGAATGCCTCCCTCGCCCTAAGAAGCAAAAAGACACAACCGCCCGACATCCCAGATATCCCCACCGACGGAGGTCTCATGCGATCCGAAGAACTCACAAAAGTTCGCGCCCTCGATCTTTTTGCCGACATGAAGGAGGAAACCTTCGATGTCATGATGGCGATGGCTTATTTTCAAGCATTCCCTCCGCACCTTCACCTAATTACCGAGGGCGACCCCTCCGATTTTCTGCATGTGGTCGTTGACGGCGCCGTCGAAATGTTCGCCCACGCCAATGACCGGGAAACGACGATTTACGTGGTTCGACCCTATTCGACCTTCATCCTCGCCGCATCCGCCCTCGACGCCCCCTACCTGATGTCCGCGCGCACCATCGAAAAATCGCATATCCTTATGATTCCCTCCGTCGATGTGCGCGCCGCCATGCACGCTTGCACGGCGTTTTCTCACGCCATCATGGCCGAACTGGCCAGTTGTTATCGCGGCGTCATCAAGAACACCAAGAACCTGAAGCTGCGCAACGCGACCGAGCGGCTCGCCAACTATTTGTTGTACTGCAATGAAACCCAGGGCGGCCATGGCGTCGTCACCATCGATATCGAAAAACGCATACTGGCGTCGATACTGGGCATGTCCCCGGAAAACCAATCACGCGCCTTCAGCGCCCTGAAAGGGCATGGCGTCGAGGTTTCCGGAAACAAGGTCCGCCTGACCAATATCGCGCGCCTGAAACGGCTCGCCAAGCCGTCTCCCCTGCTTGACGATCCCGGTTTTTGACACGGTCGGTTTTCCTCGACCGACCGCGCAGCGAATTAACGGCCGACGGCGTAACCTTGCATGAAACGCGGATTGGCCCCCGCCTTCAAAAGATCGCCATCCTTGATCGCACCGGTCATCCGCCCCAAGGTCCAATCGCCGTCAACCTCCAAGTTATGGCCGCGGGCCCGCAGGGCGTCCCGGGTCGCCGCGGGGAAACGCCCCTCGATCACTAGGTGTCCCGGATTGCATTCACGCGGATAGAACGAATTTGGGAAATGGGTGGTGTTGAAGCCGGGCGCGTCGATCGCCTCTTGTAGGTTGAGACCGAAATGGACGTGGCGCAAAAACATATGCAGCGACCATTGGTCCTGCTGATCGCCGCCGGGGGTGCCGAAGGCCATATAGGGGACGCCGTCGCGCAGCGCCAAAGACGGCGTGAGCGTGGTGCGGGGGCGAGCGCCGGGAATCAGGCGGGTCTGCGACGACGGGTCGAGCCAGAACATCTGCGCCCGATTCGATAGGCAAAAACCCAGTTCGGGAATAATCGGCGAGCTTTGCAGCCAGCCCCCGCTGGGCGTGGCGCTGACCATATTTCCCCATCGATCGATGATATCGAAATGACAGGTGTCGCCTCGGGTTCCACCGTCTTCGCTGGGCCGAGGTTCGTCGAAACGCGCGACCGTGGGTTCTCCAATATCGTATTTTCCGCCGCTTTGCGTCGATTGTCCCTTCAGACGCACGATGACCTTGCCGCCATAACCCGCCACCGTTCCCGGTCGAATTTCAAAGGAGGCTTCCTCTCCGATCAGGGCGCGCCGTTGATCGTTGTAGGTGTCGCTTAATAAGACATCCATCGGCACGTCGATAAAATTGGGATCGCCGTAAAAGGCTTCCCGATCGGCGAACGCCAGTTTCGCGCTCTCGGTAACCACATGGACGAAATCCGGCGACAGTTCATCCATCGCGGAAAAATCGATCCCCTTAAGCAACGCCAACTGCTGGAGAAAAACCGGCCCCTGCCCCCACGGCCCGCTCTTGCACACCGTATAACCATGGTAATCGAACGTCACCGGATCTTCGACGGACGCTTCCCATGCGGCGATGTCGGCGCCGTTAAGCAGGCCAAAATGGGCGCGTCCCGAAGTGTCCATAGCCTGGGTCGTTCGGCAGAAACGGTCGATCGCCTCGGCGACGAAGCCTTGCCGCCAGACCTTGCGCGCCGCCTCGATTTGCCCTTCTCGACGAGACGAGGCGTCCTCGGCCTCGCGGACGATACGTGCGTACATGTCGGCCATGGCGCGATTGCGAAACAAAGCCCCCGCCTTGGGGACCCGGCCATCGGGCAAATAAATTTGCGCGGATGTTTTCCAATGATCCTCGAACAATTCCTGAACCGCAGCGATCGTTTTGGGAATATTGGGCGCCATGGGGTAGCCGGCGCGGGCGTAGCCGATAGCGTATTCGAGAATATCGCCAAGACGCATCGTGCCGTAATCGCGCAGCAGTCTTAGCCAGGCGTCGAACGCGCCGGGCACGACGGCGGC
This genomic window from Varunaivibrio sulfuroxidans contains:
- a CDS encoding cyclic nucleotide-binding domain-containing protein, producing the protein MRSEELTKVRALDLFADMKEETFDVMMAMAYFQAFPPHLHLITEGDPSDFLHVVVDGAVEMFAHANDRETTIYVVRPYSTFILAASALDAPYLMSARTIEKSHILMIPSVDVRAAMHACTAFSHAIMAELASCYRGVIKNTKNLKLRNATERLANYLLYCNETQGGHGVVTIDIEKRILASILGMSPENQSRAFSALKGHGVEVSGNKVRLTNIARLKRLAKPSPLLDDPGF
- a CDS encoding gamma-glutamyltransferase family protein codes for the protein MTRFTTRPEILGTFGVVATTHWLASAVGMAVLERGGNAFDAAVATGFVLQVVEPHLNGPGGEAPIIAAPNDGPVKVICGQGVAPAAATIETYRDLGLDVVPGSGLLAAVVPGAFDAWLRLLRDYGTMRLGDILEYAIGYARAGYPMAPNIPKTIAAVQELFEDHWKTSAQIYLPDGRVPKAGALFRNRAMADMYARIVREAEDASSRREGQIEAARKVWRQGFVAEAIDRFCRTTQAMDTSGRAHFGLLNGADIAAWEASVEDPVTFDYHGYTVCKSGPWGQGPVFLQQLALLKGIDFSAMDELSPDFVHVVTESAKLAFADREAFYGDPNFIDVPMDVLLSDTYNDQRRALIGEEASFEIRPGTVAGYGGKVIVRLKGQSTQSGGKYDIGEPTVARFDEPRPSEDGGTRGDTCHFDIIDRWGNMVSATPSGGWLQSSPIIPELGFCLSNRAQMFWLDPSSQTRLIPGARPRTTLTPSLALRDGVPYMAFGTPGGDQQDQWSLHMFLRHVHFGLNLQEAIDAPGFNTTHFPNSFYPRECNPGHLVIEGRFPAATRDALRARGHNLEVDGDWTLGRMTGAIKDGDLLKAGANPRFMQGYAVGR